AGAAATACCAATCGCAATGATTGCGCCGGTCAAAATAGTTCGGAGTAAATTAACGCGAATGGAATTTAATGATTCGCGAATATTTTCGATCAATTTCATAGGTTGTCCGAATTGGAACAGGTTTTAAAAATTATTGATTCAATCAATTTTAAGTATAATCAATTCACCTTGATTTCTCTAAAACCTTGGTGAATTTTAATATTTTTTCAAGGTATTATTTACTTCCCTTCTCTTTGATGGGAATCCATATTACCTCTACGGAATCTACAGAAAAGGGGTCATAATCAGGTCCAAAAGTCTCGAAATGATTCCTATCATCCAATTCAAAAGCAGAATTTGGAAGCCAGTTATTCAAAAAGCCCATCAAGATTGTTTGAATCTCCCCCATATTTCTAGCGTATTCAAATGTGGCGTATTTCCCTCCATCTAAAACAATCTCCTCAAAACCATCTGGACAAGCGTCTTTTACTATTTCAATAGCAGCGCACTTCTCGAATTCAGTATTCAGAGACAAACTCTTGCTTTGCATATCTTTTCCATATCTCTGAATGGAATAATAATCTGAAGGGTTAAGTCCTTCTTTTTTATTTATCGCCTGTCTAAAAGGCCTCCAAAGAGCCGATATATCCTGACTACCCAAAGTAGTAATCGTCTTTTTTCCAAAAAGGGTCTTTGATGTTATCTCTTCGACTTTCACTTCCATAAATCAATGCATTCTATTACCTCTCAAACCAATTTCTTTCAACACTTCGGCTTCAAAAGTAAGCCATTCCTGCCATCGAGAGTTCACCTTCTCAGGATCATTGTATTTCCTTGCTAGCTCTATAAAAGTCACATAATGACCGGCTTCTGAGATCATCAGTTCATAATAAAAACTTTGTAGCTCAGGATCTTCAATGTTTTTGGAAAGCAATTTAAATCTTTCACAACTCCTTGCTTCAATCAATGCATTTAGCAACAAAACTTCGGTCAATTGCTGCCATCTATTTCCTCCTTTTTTTACAAACCCCTGAAGTTTCATTACATACTCGTCTTTCCTAGGTTCACCAAACCTCATGTTTCTCTTACGGATCTGGTCCATCACTCTTTCGAAATGCCCCCATTCCTCAGAAACGATTGGCGTGAGGGTATCCACAAGCTCAGGCAGATCAAAAAACCTCAAAATCAAACTGATACAAGAAGAAGCTGCCTTTTGCTCGCAATAAGCATGGTCAGTTAAAATATCCTCAATTTGCATCTCAGCAATATTTACCCACCTTGGATCTGTAGGTAATTTGAGGTGTAGCATTTT
Above is a window of Algoriphagus machipongonensis DNA encoding:
- a CDS encoding GyrI-like domain-containing protein — encoded protein: MEVKVEEITSKTLFGKKTITTLGSQDISALWRPFRQAINKKEGLNPSDYYSIQRYGKDMQSKSLSLNTEFEKCAAIEIVKDACPDGFEEIVLDGGKYATFEYARNMGEIQTILMGFLNNWLPNSAFELDDRNHFETFGPDYDPFSVDSVEVIWIPIKEKGSK
- the miaE gene encoding tRNA-(ms[2]io[6]A)-hydroxylase, encoding MSWEENTKQKMLHLKLPTDPRWVNIAEMQIEDILTDHAYCEQKAASSCISLILRFFDLPELVDTLTPIVSEEWGHFERVMDQIRKRNMRFGEPRKDEYVMKLQGFVKKGGNRWQQLTEVLLLNALIEARSCERFKLLSKNIEDPELQSFYYELMISEAGHYVTFIELARKYNDPEKVNSRWQEWLTFEAEVLKEIGLRGNRMH